Proteins encoded in a region of the Cytobacillus pseudoceanisediminis genome:
- a CDS encoding ComF family protein: MEFDYLVPIPLSPQRIYERGFNQSAALIHEAGFTVTEPLQRIHSEKQSKKSRMDRIHSHQVFQLQNLNIKNKKIILIDDIYTTGSTLYHAAKVLKAGGAASVCSVTLARG, translated from the coding sequence GTGGAATTCGACTATCTCGTCCCAATCCCTCTAAGTCCCCAAAGGATTTATGAACGAGGCTTCAATCAGTCTGCAGCACTCATCCATGAGGCAGGCTTTACCGTGACGGAACCGCTGCAGCGAATTCACTCAGAAAAGCAATCTAAGAAATCGCGAATGGACCGAATTCATTCGCACCAGGTCTTCCAGCTGCAAAATCTCAATATCAAGAATAAAAAAATTATCCTAATTGACGATATCTATACTACCGGCTCAACTCTATATCATGCAGCGAAAGTTCTTAAAGCAGGGGGTGCTGCTTCAGTCTGCTCGGTTACATTAGCAAGAGGATAA
- a CDS encoding EAL domain-containing protein yields MYLSYLHPDDRPAFENQFTRLLEEKDSVDLICRIIRQDGEERYIHHRADYFAGESGSPKIVATIQDITEKRRMEEKLYENERKIGQIYENLDVGIYSADLIERKVFHFSRGVEGIFGYTASELIDNFDLWDEVIHPDDLQSLEANRVNLIHGKSVRCQYRIFHKSGELRWVNDHSIPYLDERGELIRVDGFVTDITEQKWLEKRMRRMAFYDHLTDLPNRRYFDQKLQSLIEDDEQQNFAVLFFDLERLKQINDTFGHSSGDELLRLVSHRIKEKLNSVCFSARISGDQFAVIMEYIQEKEDPAQLADSINQIFSEPFHIDSFELNITPSIGISLYPDNGRTADELVRNTESSLYHAKQKGNNRFQVYHPSMDIESYKLFTLEQDMRKAIQNDEFFLEYQPRVDTKTGKIVSAEALLRWNHPEWGRVSPLEFITVAEETGLIINIGEYVLRKVCSQIYSWKEKGLSIVPISVNISPLSFLKSCLVSTIKKALDESHLDASLIEIELTESSLINYSENVISVLKELGSMGVKIALDDFGTGYSSITQLKNYKFDVLKIDKTFIQAMDKNAEDAIITANLIQLAHGLNMKVVAEGVETFEQFYSLRKNECDQIQGYLFSKPLPPSAFEQKLLIGTLKPQNIKEDNVFKGLRKYVRVEFPYPLEAEMTILELNGKPVKMGSTKILIEDMSAGGVKFVSKMKLPVRKDIILLIETKLLGEVLSFTGTIVRKDEISDALTNYGFQFIIEEGPRAELAAMLDILQSQLEQNRSVPESRFIETASSLLYFE; encoded by the coding sequence ATGTATTTGAGTTATCTGCATCCAGACGACCGGCCGGCTTTTGAAAATCAGTTTACTCGACTGTTAGAGGAAAAGGACAGTGTGGATCTGATATGCCGGATCATTAGGCAGGATGGAGAGGAACGGTATATTCATCATCGTGCGGACTATTTTGCAGGAGAAAGCGGATCACCGAAAATCGTTGCAACGATTCAGGATATAACTGAAAAAAGGCGCATGGAAGAGAAGCTCTATGAAAACGAGCGGAAAATAGGACAAATCTATGAAAATCTTGATGTTGGCATTTATTCCGCCGATTTAATAGAAAGAAAGGTATTTCATTTCTCAAGGGGAGTGGAAGGCATTTTCGGGTACACAGCCAGTGAGCTGATTGACAATTTCGATTTATGGGACGAAGTGATCCATCCAGACGACCTGCAAAGTCTGGAAGCCAATCGGGTAAATCTTATTCATGGGAAGAGCGTTCGCTGCCAATATCGTATCTTCCATAAATCCGGTGAGCTTAGATGGGTGAATGATCATAGTATCCCCTATTTAGATGAAAGGGGCGAACTTATCCGGGTTGATGGCTTTGTAACAGATATAACAGAACAAAAATGGCTTGAAAAGAGAATGAGGCGTATGGCATTTTATGATCATTTGACCGATCTGCCGAACCGCCGGTACTTTGATCAGAAGCTGCAGAGCCTTATTGAAGACGATGAACAACAGAATTTCGCTGTCTTGTTCTTTGATCTGGAACGGTTAAAGCAGATTAATGATACCTTTGGACATTCCTCAGGAGATGAACTTCTTAGGCTTGTTTCACATAGAATTAAGGAGAAGCTAAATTCAGTCTGTTTTTCAGCAAGAATTTCCGGTGATCAATTTGCAGTTATAATGGAATATATCCAGGAAAAGGAGGATCCTGCGCAATTAGCAGATTCCATTAATCAAATTTTCTCTGAACCATTCCACATCGACAGCTTTGAGCTTAATATTACCCCTTCTATAGGCATTAGTTTATATCCGGATAATGGAAGAACAGCTGATGAATTAGTCAGAAATACGGAATCTTCCCTGTACCATGCCAAGCAGAAAGGGAATAATAGATTCCAGGTTTACCATCCTTCCATGGATATTGAATCTTATAAGCTTTTTACCCTTGAACAGGATATGAGAAAAGCCATTCAAAATGATGAATTTTTTCTTGAATACCAGCCAAGAGTTGATACGAAGACCGGCAAAATAGTAAGTGCCGAAGCTTTACTAAGGTGGAATCATCCGGAATGGGGCAGAGTTTCGCCGCTGGAGTTTATAACAGTGGCAGAGGAAACCGGTTTAATCATAAATATAGGTGAATATGTGCTAAGGAAAGTATGCAGCCAGATTTATTCCTGGAAGGAAAAAGGGTTATCGATTGTTCCGATATCCGTAAATATCTCTCCGCTGAGCTTCTTGAAAAGTTGTCTTGTTTCCACTATAAAAAAAGCATTGGATGAGAGTCACCTCGATGCGTCACTAATTGAAATTGAATTGACGGAATCTTCCCTAATCAATTACTCAGAGAACGTCATTTCAGTGCTTAAAGAATTGGGTTCAATGGGAGTGAAGATTGCACTGGATGACTTTGGGACCGGGTATTCCTCCATCACACAGCTGAAAAATTATAAATTTGATGTTTTAAAGATTGATAAAACGTTTATCCAAGCAATGGATAAAAACGCGGAAGATGCAATCATTACGGCCAATCTGATTCAGCTTGCCCATGGGCTGAATATGAAGGTGGTAGCAGAAGGCGTAGAGACTTTTGAACAATTCTATTCTTTAAGGAAGAATGAGTGTGATCAAATACAGGGATATCTTTTCAGTAAGCCGCTTCCGCCTTCCGCTTTCGAGCAGAAACTCTTAATTGGCACCCTGAAGCCGCAGAATATCAAGGAAGACAATGTGTTCAAAGGTTTGCGCAAGTATGTCCGGGTCGAGTTTCCCTATCCGCTGGAGGCAGAGATGACCATCTTAGAGCTTAACGGCAAGCCTGTCAAAATGGGCAGCACGAAAATCCTGATTGAAGATATGAGTGCAGGCGGAGTTAAATTTGTTTCGAAGATGAAACTCCCTGTGAGGAAAGATATCATTCTATTAATTGAAACCAAGCTTTTAGGAGAGGTTCTTTCCTTTACTGGGACGATTGTCCGAAAAGATGAAATATCAGATGCTCTGACTAATTATGGATTTCAATTTATTATCGAAGAGGGACCGAGAGCTGAATTGGCGGCGATGCTTGATATTCTGCAAAGTCAGCTCGAGCAGAACCGCTCTGTTCCCGAATCCCGATTCATAGAAACAGCCAGCAGTCTGCTGTATTTCGAATAA
- a CDS encoding TIGR03826 family flagellar region protein, with product MAELSNCPKCDAIFVKNQFRDVCQDCWKEEEKAYETVYQFIRKRENRTAKMMEVVEATEVEEELIIKFIKTGRLKLAQFPNLGYPCEKCGTSIREGKLCGSCAGDLRKDLQQFTAEEERRKEAVQREKHGTYFAVNEKINSRF from the coding sequence ATGGCTGAGTTATCCAACTGCCCGAAATGTGATGCCATTTTTGTCAAAAACCAGTTCCGCGATGTCTGCCAGGATTGCTGGAAGGAAGAAGAAAAGGCCTATGAGACGGTTTACCAGTTCATCCGGAAGAGGGAAAACAGGACAGCGAAGATGATGGAGGTTGTCGAGGCGACCGAAGTCGAAGAAGAACTCATCATAAAGTTCATTAAGACCGGCCGTTTGAAGCTAGCGCAATTTCCAAATTTAGGGTACCCTTGCGAGAAATGCGGGACAAGCATCCGGGAAGGCAAGCTATGCGGCAGCTGTGCGGGTGATCTGAGGAAAGATCTTCAGCAGTTTACCGCTGAGGAAGAACGAAGAAAAGAAGCAGTCCAAAGAGAAAAACACGGTACTTATTTTGCCGTCAATGAAAAAATTAATAGTCGTTTCTAA
- the flgM gene encoding flagellar biosynthesis anti-sigma factor FlgM, with the protein MKINNFGPSGVNPYKRQMNKLEHAGKPARTASDKIEISSTAKEMQQVSQLSENRKAKVEELKIQVENGTYKINPKEVAKSIADFYTKK; encoded by the coding sequence ATGAAAATCAATAACTTTGGTCCTTCAGGCGTGAACCCATACAAACGCCAAATGAATAAGCTTGAACATGCAGGAAAACCAGCCAGAACGGCATCAGATAAAATTGAAATCAGCTCTACTGCAAAGGAAATGCAGCAGGTATCCCAGCTAAGCGAAAACCGTAAAGCAAAAGTAGAAGAGCTTAAAATTCAGGTAGAGAACGGTACTTATAAAATTAATCCAAAAGAAGTGGCGAAAAGCATCGCTGATTTTTATACAAAAAAATAA
- a CDS encoding flagellar protein FlgN, protein MSAEALTATMEKLLKLHKSLYELAVKKTDIIKTGDMDGLNQMLKDEQAHIAAISRLENEREKAANSIVPMLESPTVSDCLNILTQPDRLKLEAITKELAELVYELKEQNFLNQQLVHHSLQFINVSMNLLRPQPESMNYGPPANKKSEKMNPGIFNSKV, encoded by the coding sequence ATGTCAGCCGAAGCACTTACTGCAACGATGGAAAAACTGCTAAAGCTTCATAAAAGTCTATATGAACTCGCAGTTAAAAAGACAGACATTATTAAGACCGGCGACATGGACGGCCTGAATCAGATGCTGAAGGATGAGCAGGCTCATATTGCGGCTATCAGCAGATTGGAAAACGAGCGGGAAAAGGCAGCAAATTCGATCGTACCCATGCTGGAAAGCCCTACAGTATCAGATTGTTTGAATATCCTCACGCAGCCTGATCGCCTCAAGCTGGAGGCCATCACGAAGGAGCTTGCTGAGCTGGTATATGAACTGAAAGAGCAGAATTTCCTAAACCAGCAGCTTGTTCATCATTCCCTTCAGTTTATTAATGTATCTATGAATCTTTTACGGCCGCAGCCTGAATCGATGAATTACGGCCCGCCAGCCAATAAGAAATCGGAAAAGATGAATCCAGGAATTTTCAACTCGAAAGTGTAG
- the flgL gene encoding flagellar hook-associated protein FlgL, with product MRVTQSMLSNNMLRNLSNSYSRLDKLQDQISTQKKFTKPSDDPVAAMMGMNYRTDLNRIQQFTRNIGEVRNWVDSTDDALDKGVLALQRIRELTLQASNGTLEEDQRKAVAEEVKQLKEHLQNIGDTQVGGKYIFNGNQTNVRPSESGFQSGTIELEVFSGIKIPVNTEGKALFGDMLSDEGDIQKLITALETNDPAVGEMLENVDKNIDNFLSARALIGAKQNRVELMEDRLSQQEVFSTRILSDNEDIDMEKAIIELTTQESIHRAALSVGARIIQPSLTDFLR from the coding sequence GTGCGCGTAACACAATCAATGCTATCAAATAACATGCTTCGAAACCTAAGCAACAGCTACAGCCGGCTGGACAAGCTGCAGGATCAAATTTCTACCCAGAAGAAATTTACCAAACCATCTGATGATCCGGTTGCTGCAATGATGGGGATGAACTATCGTACGGACTTAAACCGAATTCAGCAATTTACCCGCAACATCGGGGAAGTGAGAAATTGGGTTGATAGTACGGATGATGCCCTGGATAAGGGTGTTTTGGCTCTGCAGCGAATTAGGGAGCTGACTCTCCAGGCAAGCAATGGCACACTGGAAGAAGATCAGCGCAAAGCGGTTGCTGAAGAGGTCAAACAGCTTAAAGAGCACTTACAGAATATCGGGGATACACAAGTTGGCGGTAAGTATATTTTCAATGGCAATCAGACAAATGTACGGCCATCTGAATCAGGCTTTCAAAGCGGAACCATCGAGCTTGAGGTTTTTTCAGGCATCAAAATTCCTGTCAACACGGAAGGGAAAGCTTTGTTTGGAGACATGCTCAGTGACGAAGGAGATATTCAAAAGCTAATTACAGCTCTTGAAACGAATGATCCTGCCGTTGGGGAAATGCTTGAAAATGTTGATAAAAACATAGATAATTTCTTGTCTGCTCGTGCACTAATTGGCGCCAAACAGAATCGGGTCGAGCTGATGGAGGACCGTCTTTCCCAGCAGGAAGTCTTCTCAACAAGGATCCTCTCTGATAATGAAGACATCGATATGGAGAAAGCCATCATCGAGCTTACAACTCAGGAAAGCATCCATCGTGCAGCACTAAGTGTTGGGGCAAGAATCATTCAGCCGAGCTTAACCGACTTTTTAAGATAA
- a CDS encoding DUF6470 family protein: protein MNVPQIRLESNFIKMGLKIEKPVQEIEQPPAIQSIQQPKAILEIETIPGKLTIDQTKAREDVDLKSVGRRIEEFAQNGYQDWLKGMERRAAQGTELMKIENGGNPIAYQAKENSEGPPKQFNIGWVPSHNSVKIQYEPAKVNIEAQPQKPKIEVEIIKPVHTYTPGKVSTEILEKNSLNIDFINLTI, encoded by the coding sequence ATGAATGTGCCGCAGATCAGGCTGGAATCCAACTTTATCAAGATGGGATTAAAAATAGAAAAACCGGTGCAGGAAATTGAACAGCCCCCTGCGATCCAATCCATCCAGCAGCCTAAAGCCATCCTGGAAATCGAAACAATCCCTGGAAAGCTGACGATCGACCAGACGAAAGCACGCGAGGATGTCGACCTGAAAAGTGTCGGCAGAAGAATAGAGGAGTTTGCCCAAAATGGGTACCAGGATTGGCTAAAAGGAATGGAGAGAAGGGCTGCACAGGGAACAGAGCTCATGAAAATTGAAAACGGCGGCAATCCCATTGCCTATCAGGCCAAAGAAAACAGCGAAGGCCCTCCCAAGCAGTTTAATATTGGCTGGGTACCATCTCACAACAGTGTGAAAATCCAATACGAACCTGCAAAAGTAAACATTGAGGCTCAGCCGCAAAAGCCGAAGATTGAAGTTGAAATCATAAAGCCGGTTCATACTTATACGCCTGGAAAAGTAAGCACAGAAATTCTTGAGAAAAACAGCCTAAATATTGATTTTATCAATCTAACCATATAG
- the fliW gene encoding flagellar assembly protein FliW → MNIQTKFHGVQEINKEDIIHFPSGIPGFLEEKEFYILPLEGTDLFVLQSVKTPEVAFIVTDPFVLFPQYEFDLPKEALEKLEIQSDKDVATFAILTVMDPFEETTANLQAPLVINQTKKIGKQIILNQTPYKIKHKIITPQEQGER, encoded by the coding sequence ATGAATATCCAAACAAAGTTTCATGGTGTGCAGGAGATAAATAAGGAGGATATTATTCATTTTCCATCTGGGATTCCGGGTTTTTTAGAGGAAAAGGAGTTTTATATATTACCTCTTGAAGGGACAGACTTATTTGTACTTCAGTCAGTAAAAACACCTGAGGTAGCTTTTATCGTGACAGATCCGTTTGTTCTTTTTCCGCAGTATGAGTTTGATTTGCCAAAAGAGGCATTGGAAAAATTAGAAATTCAATCGGATAAAGATGTGGCTACCTTTGCGATTTTGACAGTAATGGATCCATTTGAGGAAACAACCGCTAACCTGCAGGCCCCTTTGGTCATTAACCAAACAAAAAAAATAGGCAAACAAATTATACTTAATCAAACACCTTATAAGATCAAGCATAAAATCATTACACCTCAAGAACAGGGGGAGAGATAA
- the csrA gene encoding carbon storage regulator CsrA codes for MLVLTRRLKESIMIGDDIEISILSIEGDQVKLGISAPKNVDIHRKEIYLSIQQENSSATQTEASAIESLSSFFKKK; via the coding sequence ATGCTTGTACTTACAAGGAGACTTAAAGAATCGATCATGATTGGTGACGATATTGAAATCTCAATCCTCTCTATTGAAGGTGACCAGGTAAAGCTGGGCATCAGCGCGCCGAAAAATGTTGATATTCATAGGAAAGAAATATACTTGTCTATACAGCAGGAAAACAGCAGCGCAACTCAAACTGAAGCAAGTGCAATCGAAAGCCTAAGCAGCTTTTTTAAAAAGAAATAA
- the hag gene encoding flagellin Hag: MRINHNIAALNTYRQLNTASTNQSKSMEKLSSGLRINKAGDDAAGLAISEKMRGQIRGLDMASKNAQDANSLIQTAEGALNETHSILQRMRELAVQSASDTNTDTDRTRLQEEVDELAKEITRISNTTEFNNMKLLDGSRDATNTTIGADLTFQIGANQDQTITLAIGAMDAKSLGVDDGTGSNAETAGTSGAATVTAGIDISTDAATATAAITTIQTAIDTVSAERSKLGAYSNRLEHTVNNLGTSSENLTAAESRIRDVDMAKEMMNQTKNSILSQAAQAMLAQANQQPQGVLQLLR, encoded by the coding sequence ATGAGAATTAATCATAATATTGCGGCGTTGAATACTTATCGTCAGTTGAATACTGCATCAACTAACCAATCTAAATCTATGGAGAAATTATCTTCTGGTCTTCGTATTAACAAAGCTGGAGATGACGCTGCTGGTCTTGCAATCTCTGAAAAAATGCGTGGACAAATTCGTGGGTTGGATATGGCATCAAAAAACGCTCAAGATGCAAACTCCTTAATTCAAACAGCTGAAGGTGCTTTGAATGAAACACATTCTATTCTTCAACGTATGCGTGAATTAGCGGTTCAATCTGCGAGTGATACAAATACAGATACTGACCGCACTCGTTTACAAGAAGAAGTTGATGAATTAGCTAAGGAAATTACACGTATCTCTAACACAACAGAGTTTAATAATATGAAGTTACTAGATGGGTCAAGAGATGCAACTAACACTACAATTGGTGCAGATTTAACATTCCAAATCGGGGCTAACCAGGACCAAACAATTACTTTGGCAATTGGTGCTATGGATGCAAAGTCGTTAGGAGTTGATGATGGTACTGGTAGTAATGCAGAGACTGCTGGAACTTCAGGAGCAGCTACTGTAACTGCTGGGATAGATATTTCTACAGATGCAGCAACAGCAACAGCAGCAATCACAACTATACAAACTGCTATTGATACAGTTTCGGCTGAGCGCTCTAAGTTGGGTGCCTATTCTAACCGTTTAGAGCATACGGTAAATAACTTAGGAACATCTTCTGAAAACCTTACTGCTGCAGAATCTCGTATCCGTGACGTAGATATGGCGAAAGAAATGATGAACCAAACAAAGAATTCAATTCTTTCTCAAGCAGCACAAGCGATGTTGGCTCAAGCTAACCAACAACCACAAGGAGTTCTACAACTTCTTCGTTAA
- the flaG gene encoding flagellar protein FlaG: MIDHVSSQNISHTTRTVHTYKDSSEFHRKEGSNEEHIHLKQNEKIKEEKVSEVVESMNEFLQASHTSLKFVLHEELNEYYVTLVDDLTQEVVKEIPSKKMLDMYAAMTDFVGLMVDKKI; encoded by the coding sequence ATGATAGATCATGTATCGTCTCAAAATATTTCTCATACAACTAGAACAGTACATACTTATAAAGATTCAAGCGAGTTTCACAGAAAAGAAGGATCAAATGAAGAGCACATTCATCTGAAACAGAATGAAAAGATTAAGGAAGAGAAAGTGTCAGAAGTAGTCGAGAGCATGAACGAGTTCTTACAAGCTTCTCACACTTCATTAAAGTTTGTTCTTCACGAAGAGTTAAATGAATATTACGTAACATTAGTTGATGACCTTACCCAGGAAGTAGTAAAGGAAATCCCCTCAAAAAAAATGCTGGATATGTATGCAGCAATGACAGATTTTGTTGGACTAATGGTAGATAAGAAGATTTAA
- the fliD gene encoding flagellar filament capping protein FliD, protein MVRIGGLASGMDIDQLVSDLMKAERMPLDKLKQKKQILEWQRDDYRAMNTLLLDFRSELTQMKLTTRYRSRLTTSSNEAMVTATASGAASQSSYSISKVTQLASAETRVNGGNISADGKSIDPSKSLYAQESSFMYKGNHTDSNGNSVASAWKNGAVLSKNIDVTDPAAISFGDMSKVDLSELSSWSVKVNGVGFNALSEAELSAANRPLKENEVLVKEDGTLQFGKEPAKGSVIKIDYVATERTGSHVISSSTSSIQLAQGALNEVKSIKIKETASGTTTEKTFSMGNIVNGEREILDDANKVVGTLNYETGKITFNADMQKPAEGSDTTMTLEIAYDHKYTAFSVDTSTSKGERHDSFLISGSESLNNVISKVNASSAGVNMFFDSATGQMTMTRTETGDFNKGGAEITTSGSFLNDVLRFKGAAVKEEGKNAEFVINGLATNRSSNTFEVNGVTFTLKQTFEDQPVSINVSNDSTKVFDNIKAFVDKYNEMIDKIQKKRVKNAIEAIPH, encoded by the coding sequence TTGGTTAGAATCGGAGGTCTGGCGAGCGGGATGGATATTGACCAGCTTGTATCAGATCTAATGAAGGCAGAACGGATGCCTCTTGATAAATTAAAGCAGAAGAAACAAATTTTAGAATGGCAGCGGGATGATTATCGGGCGATGAATACGCTGCTCCTGGACTTTAGAAGTGAATTGACGCAGATGAAGCTGACTACACGTTATCGCTCACGTCTGACAACGTCTTCAAATGAAGCAATGGTTACTGCCACAGCTAGCGGTGCAGCAAGCCAGTCTTCTTACTCGATTTCGAAAGTAACACAGCTGGCTAGTGCGGAGACTCGTGTGAATGGCGGAAACATCTCTGCGGATGGAAAGTCTATAGACCCAAGCAAAAGCCTATATGCACAGGAAAGCAGTTTTATGTATAAAGGCAATCATACAGATTCAAATGGAAATTCTGTCGCTAGTGCTTGGAAAAATGGTGCTGTTTTAAGTAAAAATATTGATGTGACCGATCCAGCTGCCATTAGTTTCGGGGATATGTCCAAGGTGGATCTAAGTGAACTTAGCTCCTGGAGTGTAAAGGTTAATGGGGTAGGGTTTAATGCGCTCAGTGAGGCAGAACTGAGTGCAGCGAACCGTCCTTTAAAAGAGAATGAAGTGCTGGTAAAAGAAGATGGAACACTGCAATTCGGCAAGGAACCTGCAAAGGGAAGTGTCATTAAGATTGATTATGTGGCTACTGAACGGACGGGTTCACACGTTATTTCAAGCAGCACTTCCTCTATTCAATTGGCCCAAGGTGCCCTGAATGAAGTGAAAAGCATTAAGATAAAGGAAACAGCGTCCGGAACGACCACTGAGAAAACTTTTTCAATGGGCAATATCGTAAATGGAGAAAGAGAAATACTCGATGATGCCAATAAAGTGGTGGGCACCCTTAACTATGAAACAGGTAAAATCACGTTTAATGCTGATATGCAAAAGCCGGCAGAGGGATCAGACACAACGATGACTCTGGAGATTGCGTATGATCACAAATACACTGCGTTTTCTGTCGATACGTCAACCTCTAAAGGGGAACGTCATGATTCCTTCCTTATTTCAGGCAGTGAGTCTCTCAATAATGTCATCAGTAAAGTCAATGCTTCAAGCGCTGGTGTGAATATGTTCTTTGACAGTGCTACTGGCCAAATGACGATGACCCGTACTGAGACGGGTGATTTTAATAAAGGCGGGGCTGAGATCACGACAAGCGGAAGCTTTCTGAATGATGTTCTGCGCTTTAAAGGGGCTGCAGTCAAAGAAGAAGGAAAAAATGCTGAATTTGTGATTAATGGGTTGGCTACCAATCGGAGCTCAAACACATTTGAAGTGAACGGTGTTACCTTTACTCTTAAGCAGACGTTTGAAGATCAGCCGGTCAGCATTAATGTCAGCAATGATTCCACAAAGGTTTTTGATAATATTAAGGCATTTGTGGATAAATACAATGAAATGATTGATAAGATCCAGAAAAAACGGGTGAAGAACGCTATAGAAGCTATACCCCATTAA
- the fliS gene encoding flagellar export chaperone FliS, which produces MAVSNPYQSYQQNSVNTASPGELTLMLYNGCLKFIHQAKKAIMDNNIEAKNTNIQKAQNIIQELMVTLNMDVEVSQNMMSLYDYMNRRLMEANIKNDTGILDEVEGLVTEFRDTWKEVIQVNRQKQFSQGGTV; this is translated from the coding sequence ATGGCAGTAAGCAATCCATACCAATCTTATCAGCAAAACTCAGTGAATACAGCATCTCCGGGAGAGCTGACACTAATGCTATATAACGGCTGCCTGAAGTTCATCCATCAGGCGAAAAAAGCCATCATGGACAATAACATTGAGGCAAAAAACACCAATATCCAGAAGGCGCAAAATATTATTCAAGAGCTGATGGTGACGTTGAATATGGATGTAGAGGTATCTCAAAACATGATGTCATTATATGATTATATGAACCGGAGACTGATGGAGGCGAATATCAAGAATGATACAGGTATTCTTGATGAAGTCGAGGGCCTTGTAACCGAATTCCGAGACACATGGAAGGAAGTCATCCAGGTCAATCGCCAGAAGCAATTCTCCCAAGGCGGCACAGTGTAG
- a CDS encoding flagellar protein FliT, translating to MSSVQRFYDLTLELIKTLEHTKLDRDAKMNAVEILLEKRQQEMTGMAPPYSDAEKDLGARLISLNAKVTQLMTREKLFIQKDIKDLSVKKESTGKYANPYQSMATDGMFYDKRK from the coding sequence GTGAGTTCGGTTCAAAGGTTTTATGATTTAACACTTGAGCTAATCAAAACCCTGGAACATACTAAGCTTGACCGTGATGCGAAAATGAATGCCGTCGAAATACTGCTTGAAAAACGCCAGCAAGAAATGACTGGCATGGCTCCTCCATATTCAGACGCCGAAAAGGATCTGGGAGCCAGGCTGATCAGCCTCAATGCAAAAGTCACCCAGCTAATGACAAGGGAAAAGCTGTTTATTCAAAAAGACATCAAAGACTTAAGCGTTAAAAAGGAATCAACCGGAAAATATGCTAATCCCTATCAATCTATGGCAACAGACGGTATGTTTTACGATAAAAGAAAATAG
- a CDS encoding YjfB family protein, which produces MDIPLMSMVLSQGQVQQQAYISIMKKAMDQAEGNAEFIHKMMSGSQIQALQHAAQPHLGGNIDIKG; this is translated from the coding sequence TTGGATATCCCATTAATGTCCATGGTCTTATCCCAAGGCCAGGTCCAGCAGCAGGCATACATCTCAATCATGAAGAAAGCCATGGATCAAGCGGAGGGAAATGCAGAATTTATTCATAAGATGATGAGCGGGTCTCAGATACAGGCCCTCCAGCACGCAGCCCAGCCCCACTTGGGCGGCAATATTGATATAAAAGGATGA
- the hpf gene encoding ribosome hibernation-promoting factor, HPF/YfiA family, whose protein sequence is MNYNIRGENIEVTPAIREYVEKKIAKLERYFTETPDANVHVNLKTYNNNRSKVEVTIPMPNLVLRAEEDHDDMYAAIDLITDKLERQIRKHKTKVNRKFREKGNLTAVFAALENEIEAPEAEEEDNDLEVVRQKSFDLKPMDSEEAILQMNMLGHSFYVFTNAESNLTNVVYKRKDGRYGLIEAQ, encoded by the coding sequence ATGAATTACAACATTCGTGGTGAAAACATTGAGGTAACTCCAGCAATTAGAGAGTACGTAGAGAAGAAAATTGCTAAGTTAGAAAGGTATTTTACTGAAACTCCTGATGCAAATGTACATGTAAATTTAAAAACGTATAATAATAACCGTTCTAAAGTGGAAGTAACGATTCCGATGCCGAATCTGGTACTTCGTGCAGAGGAAGATCATGATGATATGTATGCAGCGATTGATCTGATTACCGATAAATTGGAGCGCCAAATCCGCAAACATAAAACAAAAGTGAACCGCAAATTCCGCGAAAAAGGCAATCTGACTGCTGTTTTTGCAGCGTTGGAAAATGAGATAGAGGCGCCAGAAGCGGAAGAGGAGGATAACGACCTTGAAGTTGTCCGCCAAAAGAGCTTCGACCTGAAGCCAATGGACAGCGAAGAGGCGATCCTGCAGATGAACATGCTGGGCCACAGCTTCTACGTGTTCACGAATGCAGAATCTAACTTAACCAATGTAGTGTACAAGCGTAAAGATGGCCGTTATGGTCTGATTGAAGCGCAATAA